In a single window of the Bacillus clarus genome:
- a CDS encoding response regulator transcription factor, with translation MYKILIVEDDEKIAGILEEHLEKYGYQSFRANDLRQIKDEFVKVSPHLVLLDINLPYFDGFYWCRQIRAVSNAPIIFVSARTGEMDQVMAIENGGDDYITKPFHLDIVMAKVKSALRRGYGEYAAAIESDCFGVSGLLLFPSQHTVEWNGQQTELTKNEFYLLECLMKQANQYVAREELLEALWDEVAFVDDNTLTVNVKRVRKKLEELGIKNAIATKRGYGYALLTEWGDGHEA, from the coding sequence ATGTATAAAATCTTAATTGTAGAAGATGACGAAAAGATTGCAGGGATATTAGAGGAACATTTAGAAAAGTACGGCTATCAATCATTTAGGGCGAACGATTTGCGTCAAATAAAAGACGAGTTTGTGAAAGTAAGTCCTCATTTAGTGTTACTTGATATTAATTTACCGTATTTTGATGGTTTTTATTGGTGTCGTCAAATTCGTGCAGTATCGAATGCACCGATTATTTTCGTTTCAGCACGAACAGGCGAAATGGATCAAGTGATGGCAATTGAAAATGGTGGGGATGATTATATTACAAAGCCGTTCCATTTAGATATTGTAATGGCAAAGGTGAAAAGTGCTTTGCGTCGGGGATATGGTGAATACGCTGCAGCGATAGAAAGCGATTGCTTTGGTGTTAGTGGATTATTACTATTTCCATCACAGCATACAGTAGAGTGGAACGGGCAACAAACTGAACTTACAAAAAATGAATTTTATTTACTAGAGTGTTTAATGAAACAGGCAAATCAATATGTGGCGCGTGAAGAACTATTAGAGGCCTTATGGGATGAAGTAGCTTTTGTTGATGATAATACATTAACTGTGAATGTAAAACGGGTGAGAAAGAAACTAGAGGAACTTGGAATTAAAAATGCAATTGCAACGAAACGCGGATATGGTTATGCTCTTCTCACAGAGTGGGGAGACGGGCATGAAGCTTAA
- a CDS encoding HAMP domain-containing histidine kinase has translation MKLKSYLKDRFPLIFTYIVSLCLFGFVLQLQSLLEKRSRDLETWLYGLLLGTVVFIVFLIYDYRKRNVFLKRIEQYIAGGHTLHDSLLIDASYTSEQEMIVEAFTLLRQQYMNEVHKQHTKEQQQMIFMNQWIHQMKTPVSVIELLLQKYGKEHREARETVESIREENNRILNGLDLALHMARLEQFAKDYKVEVVNVIEVVRDIINQNRKSFIQSSVYPKLMFEGDTCMVASDRKWLSIAASQIVVNAIKYIKLSQTEKKEIQFQIEEKDQKILLHIRDNGIGIPKQDVKRVFDPFFTGTNGRKTREATGMGLYITKEICDNLRHGIYVQSTEGEGTTFTFQFAKDEEYHTLMRKMTKL, from the coding sequence ATGAAGCTTAAAAGTTACCTCAAGGATCGTTTTCCTTTAATTTTTACCTATATAGTAAGTCTTTGCTTATTTGGGTTCGTATTACAGTTGCAAAGTCTTTTAGAAAAGCGTTCACGTGACTTAGAAACGTGGCTATACGGACTTTTATTAGGAACAGTTGTCTTTATCGTGTTTCTTATTTACGATTATCGAAAACGTAATGTGTTTTTAAAGAGAATAGAACAATATATTGCTGGAGGACATACATTACATGATTCTTTACTTATTGATGCTTCTTATACGTCAGAACAAGAAATGATCGTAGAAGCATTCACATTGCTACGGCAGCAATATATGAATGAAGTTCATAAACAGCATACGAAAGAGCAACAGCAAATGATTTTTATGAACCAATGGATTCATCAAATGAAAACGCCGGTCTCCGTTATTGAATTATTGCTACAGAAATATGGTAAAGAACATCGCGAGGCAAGGGAAACAGTTGAAAGTATTCGCGAAGAAAATAACCGTATTTTAAATGGCTTAGATTTAGCGTTACATATGGCAAGACTAGAACAGTTTGCGAAAGATTATAAAGTAGAAGTAGTGAATGTAATAGAGGTCGTTCGAGATATTATTAATCAAAATCGAAAATCTTTCATCCAATCCTCTGTATATCCGAAACTAATGTTTGAAGGAGATACGTGTATGGTTGCGTCTGATAGAAAATGGCTTAGTATTGCAGCGAGTCAAATTGTAGTGAATGCAATAAAGTACATAAAACTCTCACAAACAGAGAAAAAAGAAATTCAGTTTCAAATAGAAGAGAAGGATCAGAAAATTTTATTACATATTCGTGATAATGGAATTGGTATTCCGAAGCAAGATGTGAAGCGTGTATTTGATCCGTTCTTTACTGGGACAAATGGCCGTAAAACGAGGGAAGCAACAGGAATGGGCTTATATATTACGAAGGAAATTTGTGATAATCTTCGGCATGGAATTTACGTACAATCAACTGAAGGGGAAGGGACGACATTTACGTTTCAATTTGCAAAAGATGAGGAATATCACACATTAATGAGAAAAATGACAAAACTGTAA
- a CDS encoding MOSC domain-containing protein, whose protein sequence is MRIELVHFSIGKPKQMKYNDDKEMITGICKEPTEEAYLSKDGFRGDDVADLKHHGGPDRAVCVYPYEHYALWEQEFQTTLPASTFGENITVTNMLERDVCIGDTYQLDEAIIQVTQARIPCSTISKRLGIPGILPRIVTTGYTGYLCRVLQEGIVRKDSQITLLERHPSNVSVLFSNEIYFHRRKDTEGIEKILAVPDLAAVWREQLSDRLEKLK, encoded by the coding sequence ATGAGAATTGAACTCGTTCACTTTAGCATCGGCAAACCGAAACAAATGAAATATAACGACGATAAAGAAATGATAACTGGCATCTGTAAAGAGCCTACAGAAGAAGCTTACCTCTCAAAAGATGGATTCCGTGGTGATGATGTAGCTGACTTAAAACATCATGGTGGGCCTGATCGCGCTGTTTGCGTATATCCGTATGAACATTACGCTCTATGGGAACAAGAATTCCAAACAACTCTTCCAGCTTCTACATTTGGTGAAAACATTACTGTAACAAATATGTTAGAACGCGATGTTTGTATCGGTGATACATATCAATTAGATGAGGCAATTATTCAAGTTACCCAAGCACGAATACCTTGCAGTACAATTTCAAAACGTCTTGGTATCCCTGGCATATTACCACGTATTGTAACAACTGGATACACTGGGTATTTATGTCGCGTTCTGCAAGAAGGTATCGTACGAAAAGACTCACAAATCACATTACTAGAGCGTCATCCAAGCAATGTTTCCGTTCTGTTCTCTAACGAAATATATTTTCATAGACGAAAAGATACAGAAGGTATTGAAAAGATCCTCGCTGTTCCAGACCTAGCAGCTGTTTGGCGTGAACAGTTATCAGATCGTCTGGAAAAGTTAAAGTAA
- a CDS encoding ABC transporter permease: protein MNFRQLALNNVKGNWRNYKAFLISSCLSIVVFFMYASFIYHPDVVSGNISVKTMITKGLEAMNYIVVIFSALFILYANSTFLRTRKKEFGLLTLIGGTKSQLGRMIILEQMMLGSIAIVVGIGVGMLCSKLFFQALSVLLKIDKTLPLVWNSKAVLITAGVYFILFLVLSLFSVWTVGRLQIIDLLREARKQKVEPFAFTWLCVVGIGCIIAAYVLCFQVTIMNFIIYFLPIVGLTIGGTYLLFTQGSTVVLKALQKRKKSFYTYPNMFVLSNLIYKMKDNARFLFVISIITAVVSSAVGTLYVYFENMSAKTVDLTPHAISYEEKGLNTHNMIKEEKVQELLKKNGFEDARKITYVKLPATQKVTLFNGEHEVPMAIISEKEYNAEVRKQKREEVREVHNAPGSATMIMSDMTNDIMKIDRTKPYEITINGQKQSVQLNEPTSYSVFNDDEYFIVNDQDFEKYEKLVSDGEKTKYYGYYMKDWKSTEDLVLDLKKEIAPEKRGELKNSVLVYKDIREGGAITMFIGFFVAVLFFFFACSMTYFKWFNDKEQDRIQFKSLKRIGMTDKEIRKIAIRQMGVIFFIPILIGTIHSGFALHTLGKMLYLDLWKSGAIVIGAYILASVLYFMITQRGYLKHVKS, encoded by the coding sequence ATGAACTTTCGCCAGCTCGCGCTTAATAACGTAAAAGGAAATTGGCGTAATTACAAAGCGTTTCTTATTAGTAGCTGTTTATCAATTGTCGTATTTTTTATGTATGCTTCTTTTATTTATCATCCAGATGTAGTGAGCGGTAATATTAGTGTGAAGACGATGATTACAAAAGGATTAGAAGCTATGAATTATATCGTAGTCATCTTCTCAGCACTCTTTATTTTATATGCGAATTCAACGTTTTTACGAACAAGAAAAAAAGAGTTCGGTTTATTAACATTAATAGGCGGAACAAAGTCTCAACTTGGCCGAATGATTATATTAGAGCAAATGATGTTAGGTAGTATTGCGATTGTAGTAGGTATTGGTGTTGGAATGCTTTGTTCAAAACTTTTTTTCCAAGCATTAAGTGTATTATTGAAAATAGATAAAACACTTCCGCTCGTATGGAATAGCAAAGCGGTTCTTATTACAGCTGGTGTATACTTTATTCTCTTTTTAGTATTATCATTGTTTAGTGTTTGGACAGTAGGGCGCTTGCAAATTATTGATTTATTAAGAGAAGCTAGAAAACAAAAAGTAGAGCCTTTTGCATTTACATGGTTATGTGTAGTCGGTATAGGATGTATTATTGCTGCATATGTACTTTGCTTCCAAGTGACGATTATGAATTTCATTATATATTTCTTACCGATTGTAGGGCTGACAATTGGCGGAACGTACTTACTATTTACACAAGGTAGTACAGTCGTATTAAAAGCATTGCAAAAACGAAAAAAATCTTTTTATACGTATCCAAATATGTTTGTGCTTAGCAATCTTATTTATAAAATGAAAGATAATGCTCGTTTTCTATTTGTCATTTCTATCATTACAGCTGTTGTTTCTTCAGCAGTTGGTACGCTTTATGTATATTTTGAAAATATGAGTGCGAAAACGGTAGATCTTACGCCACATGCTATTTCATATGAAGAAAAGGGACTAAATACGCATAACATGATTAAAGAAGAAAAAGTACAAGAATTATTAAAAAAGAATGGGTTTGAAGATGCACGAAAAATAACTTACGTAAAGCTGCCTGCAACGCAGAAAGTAACGTTGTTTAACGGTGAACATGAAGTACCAATGGCGATTATTTCAGAAAAAGAATATAACGCGGAAGTGCGCAAGCAAAAGAGGGAAGAAGTTAGGGAAGTACATAATGCACCAGGTAGTGCGACGATGATCATGAGTGATATGACGAATGATATAATGAAGATAGATCGTACGAAGCCATATGAAATTACAATTAACGGGCAAAAACAGTCTGTTCAGTTAAATGAACCAACTTCATATTCTGTTTTTAATGATGACGAATATTTTATTGTGAATGATCAAGATTTTGAGAAATATGAAAAGCTCGTATCAGATGGAGAGAAGACGAAATATTATGGCTATTATATGAAAGATTGGAAAAGTACAGAGGATCTTGTGCTAGATTTGAAAAAGGAAATTGCACCGGAGAAGCGAGGAGAACTGAAAAATTCAGTGCTTGTATATAAGGATATAAGAGAAGGTGGAGCAATTACAATGTTCATCGGTTTCTTCGTAGCAGTACTATTCTTCTTCTTTGCTTGCAGCATGACATATTTTAAATGGTTTAACGATAAAGAACAAGATCGTATTCAATTTAAATCGTTAAAGAGAATCGGTATGACAGATAAAGAGATTCGTAAAATTGCGATTCGGCAAATGGGAGTTATCTTCTTTATCCCAATTTTGATCGGTACAATTCATAGCGGATTTGCTCTCCATACATTAGGGAAAATGCTTTATCTAGATTTATGGAAATCAGGTGCGATTGTAATTGGAGCATATATTTTAGCTTCAGTACTTTACTTTATGATTACCCAAAGAGGATATTTAAAACACGTAAAAAGCTAG
- a CDS encoding ABC transporter permease: protein MNIRQLAIQNIRGNWRNYKVFFLSSCFAIFASYAYMSVIVHPYMQETMWYQNVRWGLIVCNVVIISFFVLFILYSTSIFIEARKKELGLYMLMGATKSNVIGMIMTEQMLIGIFANIFGIGLGMIFLKLFFMVFSMLLRLPKELTLIFDMKAIFITFSIYSIVFFVLSFISALRIWNIKVIRLLKEFREDKREAKSSKWLCLFGFVCLGIGYSLALQATMLTMALYFIPVVILISFGTYFSFTHGATQILEMIKRNKKIMYTYPYLFIVNQLSHQMKENGRFFFLLSMAKTIVVTVTGTVFLYFSGMQDMWRGGGAQSFSYVEQGTHSHEVFEKDMVENLLHKHGYEEFQYTSFIGLQTTFQSRNESIEATLIRASEYNKEAKKQKQKTYHPQKGAVMLVYYNKYNGPALYNKKEIQLHVSGQSYQYVFNGQKEGAQFNHHTSQINGTFFVMYDEDFNRIEAITPDAEKIVYRGYTLHNIENTKKFNEDLRKYMKQDKSGVFRNNMELYVNMKEIGEFTLFIGSFISILFFLTSCSIVYFKWFHNISSDRKQYGALSKLGMTKLEVWQISRWQLSMLFFAPIVVGSMHSAVALYTFHNTVFMEGSFRKVCLFIMYYIAACIIYFFFAQREYRKHID from the coding sequence ATGAACATCAGGCAGTTAGCGATACAAAATATAAGGGGGAATTGGCGTAATTATAAAGTGTTTTTCTTGAGCAGTTGTTTCGCGATATTCGCTTCCTATGCATACATGTCCGTAATTGTCCATCCATACATGCAAGAAACGATGTGGTATCAAAACGTACGCTGGGGACTTATCGTATGTAATGTTGTTATTATTTCTTTTTTCGTTTTATTTATTTTGTATTCTACTTCTATTTTCATCGAAGCACGTAAAAAAGAATTGGGACTATATATGTTAATGGGAGCAACGAAGTCTAACGTAATAGGGATGATCATGACCGAGCAAATGTTAATTGGGATTTTTGCTAATATTTTCGGTATTGGGCTCGGCATGATATTTTTGAAACTCTTTTTTATGGTGTTTAGCATGTTGCTTAGACTTCCTAAGGAATTAACCCTTATTTTTGATATGAAAGCGATTTTTATAACATTTAGTATATATAGCATTGTCTTTTTCGTTCTGTCATTTATAAGTGCTTTACGTATATGGAATATAAAAGTTATTCGACTATTAAAAGAGTTTCGAGAGGATAAAAGAGAAGCAAAAAGCTCAAAATGGCTTTGTTTATTCGGGTTCGTTTGTTTAGGCATTGGCTATAGTTTAGCTTTACAAGCGACGATGTTAACGATGGCACTATACTTCATTCCAGTTGTTATATTAATTTCTTTTGGAACGTATTTTTCTTTTACGCATGGTGCCACACAAATATTAGAAATGATAAAGCGGAATAAAAAGATTATGTATACATACCCGTATTTGTTTATAGTAAATCAACTATCACATCAAATGAAGGAAAATGGACGCTTTTTCTTCCTTTTATCTATGGCAAAGACAATTGTTGTGACAGTAACAGGTACGGTGTTTTTATATTTTTCAGGTATGCAAGATATGTGGCGAGGCGGAGGAGCACAATCGTTTTCATATGTAGAACAAGGTACCCATTCGCATGAAGTTTTTGAAAAAGATATGGTTGAAAATTTATTACATAAGCATGGATATGAGGAATTCCAATATACAAGCTTTATAGGATTACAAACAACGTTTCAGTCTCGCAACGAAAGTATAGAGGCGACCCTCATAAGAGCGAGTGAATACAATAAAGAGGCAAAAAAACAAAAGCAGAAAACGTATCATCCCCAAAAGGGAGCGGTTATGCTTGTTTATTATAATAAATATAATGGACCGGCTTTATATAATAAAAAAGAGATTCAATTACATGTATCTGGACAATCTTATCAATATGTATTTAACGGTCAAAAAGAAGGAGCACAATTTAATCATCATACATCACAAATAAATGGCACATTTTTTGTGATGTATGATGAAGACTTTAATCGTATAGAGGCGATAACACCTGATGCGGAGAAAATTGTTTACCGAGGTTACACATTACATAATATTGAAAATACAAAGAAATTTAACGAAGATTTACGTAAATATATGAAGCAAGATAAGAGTGGCGTATTTCGAAATAATATGGAACTATATGTGAATATGAAAGAAATAGGTGAATTTACGTTATTTATTGGTTCGTTTATAAGTATATTATTCTTTCTTACTTCATGTAGCATCGTATATTTTAAATGGTTTCATAATATCTCGTCGGATCGTAAGCAATACGGGGCGCTCTCTAAACTCGGAATGACGAAGCTAGAAGTGTGGCAGATTTCTCGTTGGCAATTAAGTATGCTATTCTTTGCGCCTATTGTAGTAGGAAGTATGCATAGTGCAGTCGCGTTATATACGTTTCATAACACAGTCTTTATGGAAGGGTCATTTAGGAAAGTATGTTTGTTTATTATGTATTATATTGCTGCATGCATCATCTATTTCTTTTTTGCTCAAAGAGAATATAGGAAACATATAGACTAG
- the pheA gene encoding prephenate dehydratase, whose product MIRVGYLGPEATFTNMAVSRFFPEAEHVPYRTIPDCIDAAANENVDFAVVPLENAIEGSVNITVDYLVHEQPLSIVGEITVPIQQHLLVHPNYEETWQEVYAVQSHPHAIAQCHKFLNEELKGVTVRDMTSTSAAAQYVREHPEERIAAIANETAAEKYGLAIVKRNIHTHKNNHTRFLVLHKKERALLPKNGENRGEKTTLMITLPADYAGALYQVLSAFAWRKLNLSKIESRPMKTGLGNYFFLIDVDKAYDDVLLPGVTMELEALGFSVTVLGSYSSYWL is encoded by the coding sequence ATGATTCGAGTAGGATATTTAGGACCAGAGGCAACATTTACAAATATGGCGGTGAGTCGTTTTTTTCCGGAAGCAGAGCATGTACCTTATCGAACAATTCCTGATTGTATCGATGCAGCGGCAAATGAAAATGTAGATTTCGCAGTTGTGCCGTTAGAAAATGCGATAGAAGGTTCTGTTAATATAACGGTTGATTATCTTGTGCATGAACAGCCACTTTCCATTGTCGGAGAAATTACAGTACCCATTCAGCAACATTTACTCGTGCATCCAAATTATGAAGAGACTTGGCAAGAAGTGTATGCTGTACAATCTCATCCACATGCGATTGCACAGTGCCATAAATTTTTAAATGAGGAATTAAAAGGCGTAACAGTTCGGGATATGACTTCGACAAGTGCAGCGGCACAATATGTGAGAGAGCATCCGGAAGAAAGAATCGCTGCTATTGCAAATGAAACGGCAGCAGAAAAATATGGATTGGCAATTGTAAAGCGCAATATTCATACGCATAAAAACAATCATACACGCTTTCTTGTGTTACATAAGAAGGAGCGCGCGTTACTTCCCAAAAACGGAGAAAATCGTGGTGAGAAAACGACGCTTATGATAACGTTACCTGCTGATTACGCGGGGGCACTTTATCAAGTGTTATCAGCTTTCGCATGGAGAAAATTAAATCTATCGAAAATCGAATCCCGCCCGATGAAAACGGGACTTGGAAATTACTTTTTCTTAATCGATGTAGATAAAGCATATGATGACGTATTATTGCCAGGTGTGACGATGGAACTTGAAGCACTAGGGTTTTCTGTCACAGTGCTTGGGAGTTATTCTTCTTATTGGTTGTAA
- a CDS encoding ABC transporter ATP-binding protein yields MSVLEVKGLTKVYQSKGSVATTALNDINFKIEEGEFVGIMGPSGSGKTTLLNLLSTIDKQTSGHVYVNGEEINQMRAAKLAEFRRTHLGFIFQDFNLLDTLSIKENIILPLVMAKRSVKEIDTKVLEIAKFLNIEEILNKKVYEVSGGQQQRAAAARAIIHEPTLILADEPTGNLDSKSAKSLMGALQDLHEQKKVTIAMVTHDPIAASYCERILFIRDGEIFSEIHKGKTKQTFFQEILDVLAMLGGEYHELSPARA; encoded by the coding sequence ATGAGTGTTCTTGAAGTAAAAGGATTAACAAAGGTATACCAATCAAAAGGTTCAGTGGCAACGACCGCTTTAAACGATATAAATTTTAAAATTGAAGAAGGCGAATTTGTAGGGATTATGGGGCCTTCAGGGAGCGGAAAAACAACGCTTTTAAATTTATTATCGACAATTGATAAACAAACTTCAGGACATGTGTATGTGAATGGTGAAGAAATAAATCAAATGCGTGCTGCAAAATTAGCAGAATTTCGCCGTACACATTTAGGATTCATCTTTCAAGATTTTAACTTACTTGATACGTTATCGATTAAAGAAAATATCATTTTACCACTCGTTATGGCGAAACGCTCTGTAAAAGAAATTGATACGAAAGTACTTGAAATTGCCAAGTTTTTAAACATCGAAGAAATTTTAAATAAAAAGGTATACGAAGTATCAGGCGGACAACAACAACGTGCAGCAGCTGCAAGAGCAATCATTCACGAACCGACATTGATTTTAGCAGATGAGCCAACGGGAAACTTAGATTCTAAGTCAGCGAAATCATTAATGGGTGCATTGCAAGATCTACATGAGCAAAAGAAAGTGACAATTGCAATGGTAACGCATGATCCGATAGCTGCTAGCTATTGCGAACGCATCCTCTTCATACGCGATGGAGAAATTTTCTCAGAAATACATAAAGGAAAAACAAAGCAAACCTTTTTCCAAGAAATTTTAGACGTACTTGCGATGCTAGGAGGAGAATATCATGAACTTTCGCCAGCTCGCGCTTAA